The following are from one region of the Stanieria sp. NIES-3757 genome:
- a CDS encoding CHAD domain containing protein has protein sequence MTQPETATTFGDWGKKAIAKHFHKIVKHESAVLKDRDPEELHQMRVGIRRLRSAMSGFALALNLPKKAGEKAVGKVGKSLGNLRDLDVLQLTLVNDYFPNLPTSEQDELKQVFKHLNKERKEAFKEVESTLEGKHYQQLKKDLKEWLKKPDYTDIAKINIELVLPDLLLPQVSQLLLHPGWLVGTNLETEANQFSQELNLEQVEELLEEQGTILHSLRKEAKKTRYNMALFTDFYGEQFQNYLEKIKNIQEILGAIQDCFILRVFLEQAVGEELEKSIPQLATQLQQKRYQKWQEWQSLQRQFLELSTRQDFQKTLIYSEVSELNN, from the coding sequence ATGACTCAACCAGAAACAGCAACAACCTTTGGAGATTGGGGCAAAAAAGCGATCGCAAAACATTTTCATAAAATTGTCAAACACGAATCAGCAGTCTTAAAAGATCGAGATCCCGAAGAATTACATCAAATGCGGGTAGGAATACGCCGTTTGCGTAGTGCCATGTCTGGTTTTGCATTGGCTTTAAATTTACCTAAAAAAGCTGGAGAGAAAGCTGTAGGTAAAGTAGGTAAAAGTTTAGGAAATCTCAGAGATTTAGATGTTCTTCAACTTACCTTAGTTAATGACTATTTTCCTAATTTACCAACCTCAGAACAAGATGAATTAAAGCAAGTTTTCAAGCACTTAAATAAAGAACGCAAGGAAGCATTTAAAGAAGTAGAATCTACTCTTGAAGGAAAACATTATCAACAGCTAAAAAAAGACTTAAAAGAGTGGCTCAAAAAACCAGATTATACAGATATTGCAAAGATTAACATTGAATTAGTCCTTCCCGATCTATTATTACCTCAAGTTAGTCAATTATTGCTTCATCCAGGTTGGCTAGTGGGGACTAACTTAGAAACAGAAGCAAATCAATTTTCTCAAGAACTAAACCTAGAGCAGGTAGAAGAGTTATTAGAAGAACAAGGAACAATACTACATAGCTTGAGAAAGGAAGCAAAAAAAACTCGCTACAATATGGCTTTATTTACTGATTTTTATGGCGAGCAATTCCAAAATTATCTAGAAAAAATCAAAAATATTCAAGAAATTTTAGGCGCAATTCAAGACTGTTTTATTCTGCGTGTATTTCTCGAACAAGCTGTTGGTGAGGAATTAGAAAAATCCATTCCTCAGTTAGCAACTCAACTGCAACAAAAACGTTATCAAAAATGGCAAGAATGGCAATCTTTGCAACGTCAATTTTTAGAATTGTCAACCAGACAAGATTTTCAAAAAACTTTAATTTATAGTGAAGTTTCCGAATTAAATAATTGA